In Zygosaccharomyces rouxii strain CBS732 chromosome D complete sequence, one DNA window encodes the following:
- a CDS encoding cytochrome c oxidase subunit IV family protein (highly similar to uniprot|P00424 Saccharomyces cerevisiae YNL052W COX5A) — MLRNFSSVTRVTPARFAHTAALSKASIVDLPNRWEAMPAPEQHEIVSKLTERQKLSWAQLSETEKQAAWYISYGEWGPRRPVHGKGDASYIAKGVLVGMVASVGLFALLRMGAGDPPKTMNKSWQIKSDEYLKSKNANPWGGYSQVQSK; from the exons a TGTTGCGTAACTTTTCTAGCGTCACTCGTGTTACTCCAGCCAGATTTGCTCACACTGCAGCACTTTCCAAAGCATCCATTGTGGATCTACCAAACAGATGGGAAGCTATGCCAGCTCCTGAACAACACGAAATCGTTTCCAAATTAACTGAACGTCAAAAGTTGTCGTGGGCCCAATTGAGTGAAACTGAAAAGCAGGCCGCTTGGTACATTTCCTACGGTGAATGGGGACCAAGAAGACCTGTCCACGGTAAAGGTGATGCCTCCTACATCGCTAAAGGTGTTTTAGTCGGCATGGTAGCTTCCGTCGGTCTATTCGCCCTATTGAGAATGGGTGCTGGTGATCCACCAAAGACAATGAACAAATCTTGGCAAATTAAGTCTGATGAATACctaaaatcaaagaatgcAAACCCATGGGGTGGTTACTCTCAAGTCCAGTCAAAATAA
- a CDS encoding uncharacterized protein (similar to uniprot|P53952 Saccharomyces cerevisiae YNL050C) codes for MSDFKVVSRKNLYDSDASDESLPNDNDQQEVYEPPNSFEIVEVDVKKDQDPNDKTESQLQEEFDFPLFSFGNTNESAAGDDEVQEDRGRSEVPLMRISLREPSPDRIVQERPRSYYFAEYTQDDHAKFQQSAIGFDDILKESQLGAHKGWPQFRGRVLDVSENNARIEQLNIRERHCKRRRPGKQQRLARRQGATNVKQREEKEKEIKKMIKKKFHKRGGKKNKKPEFNPLKDAAAKPKFRTE; via the exons ATGTCAGATTTCAAAGT AGTCTCACGTAAGAATCTATACGATAGTGATGCTAGCGATGAGTCGCTGCCGAATGATAATGATCAGCAAGAAGTTTATGAGCCACCTAATAGTTTCGAAATTGTAGAGGTAGACGTTAAGAAGGATCAAGATCCAAATGATAAAACTGAATCACAATTACaggaagaatttgatttcccactcttttcttttggtAATACAAATGAGAGTGCCGCcggtgatgatgaagtacAAGAAGACAGAGGTCGTTCAGAAGTCCCATTGATGAGAATATCGCTAAGAGAACCATCTCCAGATAGAATTGTGCAAGAGAGGCCGCGCAGTTACTATTTTGCAGAATATACGCAGGATGATCACgcaaaatttcaacaaagtgccattggatttgatgaCATACTAAAGGAATCTCAATTAGGTGCCCATAAAGGATGGCCACAGTTCAGAGGGCGTGTACTGGATGTCAGCGAGAACAATGCCCGTATTGAACAATTAAATATCAGAGAAAGACACTGTAAAAGGAGAAGACCCGGTAAGCAGCAAAGGTTAGCTAGAAGACAAGGTGCAACTAATGTAAAACAAAGAGAGGAGAAGGAGAAAGAGATtaaaaagatgataaagaagaaatttcatAAACGtggtggtaagaagaacaaaaaacCGGAGttcaatccattgaaaGATGCTGCAGCTAAACCAAAGTTTAGAACTGAATGA
- a CDS encoding uncharacterized protein (similar to uniprot|P40482 Saccharomyces cerevisiae YIL109C SEC24 The Sec23p-Sec24p complex is one of three cytoplamic COPII factors involved in ER to Golgi transport vesicle coat component), with protein MSHHKKRVYPAAQMQGYASNGFQQPALVNDGTSGYGAPMGYPAAGQVPMAAGVPPVVGAGAPVAQPQLFTPVQQQLNQQIDQTTAAMGNVQLHNVPIVDPNSYYQAPAQGVSSPYMPAAGAGVPLTPAPAGVATAAAAGVPVRGGKPMNQLYPIDLLTELPPPIHDLSLPPPPLMVPPEKMLVPSEWSNASPDYIRSTLNAVPKSSSLLKKSKLPFALVIRPYQHLQDHINPPPLNEDGVVVRCRRCRAYMSPFVTFIDQGRRWRCCFCRLANDVPMQFDQTMAGVPANRYDRNEVKYAVMEYLAPKEYTMRQPPPSTYSFILDVSQNAIKSGLLATATRTIAEMLDSIPNHDSRTRISILCVDNNIHYFSIPPDEDSDQVTMMDVADLDEPFFPRPNSMVVPLKSCRNNLEKVLNLIPEVFQFNIMSKFALGPALKSAYNLIGGIGGKIIVVSSTLPNIGVGKLQKRNESSSVNTAKESAQLLSCQDAFYKSFTIDCSKVQITVDTFLASEDYMDVATLANLGRYTGGQTHFYPGFSATKLTDVTKFTKEFSKHLSMDLSLETVMRARGTTGVRSNTFYGHFFNRSSDLCAFSTMPRDQSYVFEMSIDDSIIGDYACIQIGILLSLNTGQRRIRVITMCIPTTESLSDVYASVDQLALTAYHTEKAVEKALSSSLQDSREYLNKAVQDVLAVYKKEIVVSNTAGGAPLRLCANMRMFPLLMHSLAQHMALRPGIVPSDHRAAALNNLESMPLKYLVKNIYATVYSLHDMPDDVGFPDENGQLILPEPINASASLFERYGLYLIDNGSELFLWIGGDAVNELIMDVFGTQDIFQVPIGKQELPIVEGSEFNERVRNIIAKVREHDDIISYQSLYIVRGASLSEPVNHISAREVATLRLWATSTLVEDKVLNSESYREFLQSMKMRISK; from the coding sequence ATGTCTCATCATAAAAAGCGTGTGTACCCAGCAGCGCAGATGCAAGGTTATGCATCTAATGGGTTCCAGCAACCTGCGCTGGTTAATGATGGTACCAGTGGTTATGGAGCACCAATGGGTTATCCAGCAGCTGGACAAGTGCCAATGGCAGCAGGTGTGCCCCCTGTAGTAGGAGCAGGTGCTCCAGTTGCCCAACCGCAACTTTTCACTCCTGTCCAACAGCAGTTAAACCAACAAATCGATCAGACAACTGCTGCTATGGGAAACGTTCAATTGCATAATGTTCCAATAGTAGATCCCAATAGTTACTACCAGGCTCCAGCTCAAGGTGTTAGCTCTCCATATATGCCAGCAGCGGGAGCTGGTGTTCCCCTAACACCTGCACCGGCAGGTGTAGCTActgcagctgcagcagGTGTTCCCGTTAGAGGTGGTAAGCCAATGAATCAGTTGTACCCTATCGATCTATTAACTGAACTGCCACCACCAATTCACGATTTGTCATtgccaccaccaccattgaTGGTTCCACCGGAGAAAATGTTGGTTCCAAGTGAGTGGAGTAATGCGTCTCCTGATTACATCCGTTCTACTTTGAATGCAGTCCCAAAGAGTAGTTCgctattgaaaaaatcaaaactGCCATTTGCACTTGTCATTAGACCATATCAACATTTACAGGATCACATtaatccaccaccattgaatgaagatggGGTTGTTGTACGTTGTCGTCGTTGTCGTGCCTACATGTCACCATTTGTAACATTTATCGACCAAGGTAGAAGATGGAGATGTTGTTTTTGTCGACTAGCCAATGATGTTCCTATGCAATTCGACCAAACAATGGCTGGTGTTCCTGCAAATCGTTACGATAGAAATGAAGTTAAATATGCTGTCATGGAATACTTGGCTCCAAAGGAATATACCATGAGACAACCACCACCTTCTACGTattctttcatcttggATGTGTCTCAAAATGCTATAAAGAGCGGTCTTTTGGCTACCGCCACTAGAACAATTGCCGAAATGTTAGATTCAATTCCCAACCATGattcaagaacaagaatttccATCCTCTGTGTTGATAACAATATTCATTATTTCTCTATACCAccagatgaagattctgATCAAGTTACAATGATGGATGTGGCTGATTTAGATGAACCATTTTTCCCTAGACCAAATTCAATGGTGGTCCCTCTGAAATCGTGCCGTAACAATTTGGAGAAGGTATTGAATTTGATACCAGAggttttccaatttaacATTATGAGTAAATTTGCCCTAGGGCCAGCTTTAAAATCTGCTTACAATTTGATTGGCggtattggtggtaaaattatTGTGGTTTCATCTACCTTACCAAACATTGGTGTCGGAAAACTACAGAAGAGAAATGAAAGTAGCTCGGTGAACACCGCCAAGGAATCTGCACAATTGCTATCATGCCAAGATGCTTTCTACAAGTCTTTTACCATCGATTGTAGTAAAGTTCAAATTACTGTGGATACATTCTTAGCATCCGAAGATTATATGGATGTTGCTACATTGGCCAATCTGGGTCGTTACACTGGTGGTCAAACTCATTTCTACCCTGGATTCTCTGCCACTAAATTGACTGATGTTACTAAATTCACCAAAGAATTCTCTAAACACTTGTCCATGGATCTATCCTTGGAAACCGTTATGAGAGCTAGAGGTACTACAGGTGTCAGATCCAATACTTTCTACGGTCACTTCTTCAACAGATCTTCTGATTTGTGTGCATTCTCCACTATGCCCAGAGACCAATCCTACGTGTTTGAAATGTCCATCGATGATTCAATAATTGGTGATTACGCATGTATCCAGATCGGTATACTGTTATCATTGAACACTGGCCAACGTAGAATTAGGGTCATTACTATGTGCATTCCAACAACAGAATCGTTATCAGATGTCTATGCCTCTGTGGATCAATTGGCATTGACAGCTTACCACACAGAAAAGGCAGTGGAAAAGGCATTATCATCCAGTTTGCAAGACTCCAGGGAGTATTTGAACAAAGCTGTTCAAGATGTACTTGCAGTCTACAAAAAGGAAATCGTCGTTTCTAACACAGCTGGTGGTGCTCCACTAAGATTATGTGCAAATATGAGAATGTTCCCATTATTAATGCACTCATTGGCTCAGCACATGGCTTTAAGACCTGGTATTGTTCCAAGTGATCACAGAGCTGCGGCattgaacaatttggaatctatgccattgaaatatttggtcAAGAATATTTACGCCACAGTTTATTCATTGCATGATATGCCTGATGATGTCGGATTCCCCGATGAGAACGGCCAATTAATCCTACCTGAACCTATCAATGCATCTGCTTCCTTATTCGAAAGATACGGGTTATACCTAATTGACAACGGTAGTGAATTATTCCTATGGATCGGTGGTGATGCCGTTAACGAATTAATCATGGACGTCTTTGGTACACAAGATATCTTCCAGGTGCCTATCGGTAAGCAAGAATTGCCAATCGTGGAAGGTTCCGAATTTAACGAAAGAGTCAGAAATATTATTGCTAAGGTTAGGGAGCATGACGATATTATCAGTTACCAATCCCTTTACATTGTTAGAGGTGCTTCATTGAGTGAACCTGTCAATCACATTTCTGCTAGAGAAGTAGCAACTTTGAGACTTTGGGCAACCAGTACTCTGGTGGAAGACAAGGTTCTTAACAGCGAGAGTTACCGCGAATTCTTACAAAGcatgaagatgaggattAGCAAATGA
- a CDS encoding putative metalloendopeptidase (similar to uniprot|P40483 Saccharomyces cerevisiae YIL108W Hypothetical ORF): MLGSPEIEFFNVQDHNQLYTPCLIIHGKVHKGQGVKNIQVKHPQLPNLTYPVNEHHFKATVILTPGENRFTFVTDTNVNRHLILDYSPLLQDQPVHLCLLVAKDSPLQYDTPEVQRQREGSNEMDLAIRKLRVGARLMQAYTNEQMLRNGFGNRTFNFVEEYGWDTTFSQREAMRNTVKIHVLRADETVSQIRDYNLAQQNPNGSDTGGLFPLAMRALKKYGGPFTQSEKPVQAAVMFMDAHWDGQMLTGHAALGGGDDQVKLAIFGSHGLYSWAPSMEQLVPYMIDDTRASPDVANDNGECGTHWECYQITLGAFMHEIGHLLGCPHQENGVMLRDYTVLNRSFLTKEAFSVRTNSYGAKPPILPREECTWHRLDLLRFLYHPSFTLPQDYYDPSFMRPGRIGNFTAAKPAIYPLGHESCNISCETGIYCIEVYCGDLAKAHIEYLPKSLGGPGPQRQVVLSLNDLRSRIPPNELGNHGDNFTVKILSVNASELEIHDFPSVIRAEPIAMDRYGFPNGTRGIKSPVLGDPKRGSDVGIIPFDGSKVSAVRVYYGAALDGIRIFFNTGSSAASGSTQGSGGQPPIPPRTYMNKLTNAFKSTSINDTSGESVLFGKETGSYGDVVIPDGDSLAGFNVRCGAWIDAVQVLTTQGRVSESFGNNQGGGLAKLCPPSGQKILGFYGAVGQWVDAVGIVYGAA, encoded by the coding sequence ATGTTAGGTTCACCAGAGattgaattcttcaacGTTCAAGACCATAATCAGTTGTATACACCATGTTTAATCATTCATGGTAAAGTGCATAAGGGTCAAGGGGTCAAGAATATTCAAGTAAAACATCCACAATTGCCCAATTTGACCTATCCCGTTAATGAACATCATTTCAAGGCAACGGTTATCTTGACACCAGGTGAAAACAGATTTACGTTTGTTACTGATACCAATGTTAATAGACATTTGATTCTTGATTATTCACCGCTATTGCAAGATCAACCAGTGCATCTATGTCTACTCGTTGCCAAGGATTCCCCATTGCAATATGATACCCCTGAAGTGCAAAGGCAAAGGGAAGGATCCAATGAGATGGACTTAGCCATTAGGAAGTTAAGAGTAGGTGCACGTTTGATGCAAGCATATACTAATGAACAGATGTTGCGTAATGGATTCGGTAACAGGACGTTTAATTTTGTGGAAGAATACGGTTGGGATACTACCTTTTCACAAAGGGAAGCAATGAGGAATACTGTCAAAATTCATGTTTTGAGAGCTGATGAAACTGTTTCACAGATTAGAGACTATAATTTAGCCCAGCAAAACCCCAATGGTAGTGATACTGGTGGATTGTTCCCATTAGCTATGAGAGCACTAAAAAAGTATGGTGGACCATTCACTCAGAGCGAAAAACCAGTACAAGCTGCAGTAATGTTTATGGATGCTCATTGGGACGGTCAAATGCTTACAGGACATGCTGCACTAGGTGGTGGTGACGATCAAGTTAAATTGGCTATCTTTGGCTCTCATGGTCTTTACTCCTGGGCTCCAAGTATGGAACAATTAGTACCTTACATGATAGATGATACCAGAGCTAGCCCTGATGTTGctaatgataatggtgAATGTGGCACCCATTGGGAATGTTACCAAATTACTCTGGGTGCATTCATGCATGAAATTGGTCATCTTCTAGGTTGTCCTCATCAGGAGAACGGTGTTATGTTGAGAGATTATACCGTCTTAAACCGTTCTTTCTTGACAAAGGAAGCTTTTTCAGTAAGAACCAATTCTTACGGTGCCAAACCACCTATTCTGCCTCGTGAGGAATGTACTTGGCATCGTTTGGATTTGCTAAGGTTCTTATACCATCCATCTTTCACCTTACCACAAGACTATTATGATCCATCATTTATGAGACCGGGTagaattggcaattttACTGCTGCAAAACCTGCTATTTACCCTCTTGGTCACGAATCTTGTAACATCAGCTGTGAAACTGGTATTTACTGTATTGAAGTTTACTGTGGTGATTTAGCCAAAGCTCATATCGAATACTTACCCAAGAGTCTTGGTGGTCCAGGTCCTCAAAGACAAGTAGTCTTGTCATTGAATGATCTACGTTCACGTATCCCACCTAATGAACTGGGTAACCATGGTGACAATTTCACTGTCAAAATCTTAAGCGTCAATGCAtctgaattggaaattcaCGACTTTCCCTCCGTCATAAGAGCTGAACCAATTGCCATGGACAGATACGGTTTCCCCAATGGAACTCGTGGTATCAAATCACCAGTATTAGGTGATCCTAAGCGCGGTTCTGATGTGGGAATTATCCCCTTCGATGGATCTAAGGTCTCTGCAGTTCGTGTCTACTACGGTGCTGCATTGGATGGTATTCGTATCTTCTTTAATACAGGTTCATCAGCCGCTAGTGGCTCAACACAAGGTAGTGGCGGTCAACCCCCAATTCCTCCAAGAACCTATATGAACAAATTGACAAATGCTTTTAAATCTACGTCCATCAACGATACTAGTGGTGAAAGCGTTTTATTCGGTAAGGAAACTGGTAGTTATGGCGATGTGGTGATTCCGGATGGTGATTCATTAGCTGGATTCAACGTGAGATGTGGTGCATGGATCGACGCAGTGCAAGTTTTAACCACACAAGGCCGTGTTAGTGAATCATTTGGTAATAACCAAGGTGGTGGCTTGGCAAAGTTGTGTCCACCTTCTGGTCAAAAGATTCTTGGATTTTATGGTGCTGTAGGACAGTGGGTCGATGCTGTTGGTATAGTTTATGGTGCAGCATAa
- the HPM1 gene encoding protein-histidine N-methyltransferase (similar to uniprot|P40481 Saccharomyces cerevisiae YIL110W Putative S-adenosylmethionine-dependent methyltransferase of the seven beta-strand family), which translates to MFAFGFEDEDIGGTEPSQNAVNPLDSPHLKDSLPPEWESLDSLVKSLINVRLSFEKFSTLDGNTLFRRALFDIKHQLMVEDDDSQLDILTSEDLRKNVYEGGLKSWECSIDLVDQLSKTNIDENCVLELGCGTALPSLYVFGQRLLHGNGNLKLILSDYNKSVIRLVTLPNLIITWSQLVLTDNQRCQLQKSDQNVVADELLLTPQLLQAFQEDLSTRNIDIQFISGSWGRQFINLVQQHLPPSSSLLNLTSETIYQPENLPVVAETLLQLHQGYLAKSLVAAKDIYFGVGGSIVEFENYLNKCIKSQQLNINFNTLKVNAGLKRSIVYIH; encoded by the coding sequence ATGTTtgcatttggatttgaagaCGAGGACATCGGTGGGACTGAGCCTAGTCAGAACGCTGTTAATCCACTCGATTCCCCCCATTTAAAGGATTCACTACCACCAGAATGGGAATCATTAGATTCGCTAGTTAAAAGTTTGATTAACGTTAGATTatcatttgaaaagtttagCACACTCGATGGTAATACACTTTTCAGAAGAGCGTTATTTGACATTAAGCACCAGTTGATggttgaagatgatgatagCCAATTGGACATTTTAACTTCAGAAGATTTGAGAAAGAACGTCTATGAAGGTGGATTGAAATCATGGGAATGTTCCATCGATTTAGTGGATCAATTATCCAAGACGAATATCGATGAAAACTGTGTGTTAGAACTAGGTTGTGGTACTGCATTACCTAGTCTATACGTGTTTGGACAACGACTTTTACATGGCAATGGAAACTTGAAGTTGATTTTAAGTGATTATAACAAGAGTGTGATCAGGTTAGTTACTCTACCCAATCTAATCATTACCTGGTCACAATTGGTATTAACCGATAACCAAAGGTgtcaattacaaaaatcTGATCAGAACGTTGTAGCTGATGAATTGCTTTTGACTCCCCAGCTTTTACAGGCATTCCAGGAAGACTTGTCAACTAGAAATATCGacattcaattcatttcaGGTTCTTGGGGTCGTCAGTTCATCAATCTGGTCCAGCAACACTTGccaccatcatcatcactactTAATCTAACTTCAGAAACTATTTATCAACCAGAAAACCTACCAGTGGTAGCAGAAACTCTGTTGCAATTACACCAAGGGTATCTTGCAAAATCTTTAGTCGCCGCTAAGGACATATATTTTGGAGTTGGTGGTAGTATAGTTGAGTTTGAAAACTATTTGAATAAATGTATCAAGAGTCAACAGTTGAacatcaatttcaacactttAAAGGTTAATGCTGgtttgaaaagatctatAGTGTATATACATTGA
- the COG5 gene encoding Golgi transport complex subunit COG5 (similar to uniprot|P53951 Saccharomyces cerevisiae YNL051W COG5 Component of the conserved oligomeric Golgi complex (Cog1p through Cog8p) a cytosolic tethering complex that functions in protein trafficking to mediate fusion of transport vesicles to Golgi compartments) encodes MSEDLEDFEVFLENEFNAQRFGNDLIKATNTDDSTAELDIDTPIKKINYDIGEIDTRIEKLINDNPLQILDQISRTKASRTTVRDGLKPSLDYLDMSYKRLQEVLEPYEKAQKLQNVLSKVHQTSILLRDALIYIHLVNSIKVINESNQQLNSQMALELASLHSQLESGINQSANLKSLRLIKKFDIDVVGPSSKELLNYLSTELNRVCSDTNNLNANRENVVVLLKALHSFSLQEFANTVHRIVLSHVQASVQALIKTINFVKNFPPAMEIAVKRGYTISFVQSLLRDIKSDNTNFLNEYTSQMKPKPLTPREFYWKQVATSFKKDLDISYKRGGPVGKALQRSREFIEQTIRKTMVNSTDNADYEADMQTMLNSVSVLSTEMH; translated from the coding sequence ATGAGTGAAGATTTAGAGGACTTTGAAGTGTTTCTAGAGAATGAGTTCAATGCCCAGAGGTTTGGCAACGACTTGATCAAGGCTACCAATACTGATGATTCTACGGCAGAGTTAGATATCGACACACCTATCAAGAAGATCAACTACGACATCggtgaaattgataccagaattgaaaaattgatcaacGATAATCCACTACAAATATTAGATCAAATCTCCAGGACTAAGGCTTCGAGGACAACGGTAAGAGATGGTCTCAAACCAAGCTTAGACTATTTGGATATGTCATACAAAAGGTTACAAGAAGTATTGGAACCATATGAAAAGGCCCAAAAATTACAGAATGTATTGAGCAAAGTACATCAGACTTCCATTTTGCTACGAGATGCCCTTATTTATATCCATTTGGTCAATAGCATCAAGGTTATTAATGAATCTAATCAACAGTTAAATTCGCAAATGGCACTAGAACTAGCGTCCTTGCATTCACAGTTAGAATCGGGAATTAATCAAAGTGCAAATCTAAAATCATTGAGGTTGATTaagaaatttgatattgatgtCGTGGGGCCCAGTTCTAAAGAATTACTCAATTATCTGTCTACAGAATTGAATCGAGTGTGTTCAGACACCAACAATTTAAATGCCAATAGAGAAAACGTCGTGGTTCTATTAAAGGCGTTGCATAGTTTTtcattacaagaatttgcCAATACAGTGCATAGAATAGTGCTATCACACGTTCAAGCAAGTGTACAAGCGTTGATAAAGACAATCAattttgttaaaaatttcccACCAGCAATGGAAATAGCTGTCAAGAGAGGTTATACCATTTCCTTCGTGCAATCGCTTTTACGTGATATAAAATCTGATAATACCAATTTTCTGAACGAATATACATCTCAAATGAAACCTAAACCGTTGACGCCAAGAGAATTTTATTGGAAGCAAGTAGCGACTAGCTTTAAAAAGGATTTGGACATTTCATACAAAAGGGGTGGTCCTGTGGGTAAAGCTTTGCAAAGAAGTCGTGAATTTATCGAGCAAACTATTAGGAAAACTATGGTTAATTCTACCGATAACGCGGATTATGAAGCCGATATGCAAACAATGTTGAATTCTGTTTCCGTTCTATCCACTGAAATGCATTAG